From Deltaproteobacteria bacterium, a single genomic window includes:
- a CDS encoding phosphatase PAP2 family protein, which produces MKPRIYYIAISILVTLASLAAAADVKAKDSIELAGDVLLIALPVAAVGLVIGLKDGQGALEFGEAAALSMGTAWVLQSTVETTRPNGDDRSFPSGHAAFSFTTAEFMRKRYGWEYGLPAYALAGFVAYSRVEADKHHPIDVIAGAAMGIASGYLFTRPYKGWDIKPLADSSCLGICFNRSW; this is translated from the coding sequence ATGAAACCTCGAATTTATTATATCGCCATTTCGATTCTTGTAACGCTGGCAAGCCTTGCGGCTGCTGCCGACGTTAAAGCCAAGGACAGTATCGAGCTGGCGGGGGATGTGTTGCTGATCGCACTGCCTGTGGCAGCAGTCGGGCTTGTCATCGGCCTGAAGGACGGCCAGGGCGCCCTGGAATTTGGCGAAGCGGCGGCGCTTTCGATGGGAACGGCTTGGGTCCTTCAATCCACCGTCGAAACGACCCGTCCCAATGGAGATGACCGGTCGTTTCCATCCGGCCACGCCGCCTTTTCCTTTACCACCGCCGAGTTCATGCGCAAGCGTTATGGTTGGGAGTATGGCCTGCCTGCCTACGCCCTGGCAGGCTTCGTGGCCTACAGCCGGGTTGAGGCGGATAAACATCACCCAATTGACGTCATAGCCGGAGCTGCCATGGGAATCGCAAGCGGGTATCTGTTCACAAGGCCCTATAAAGGTTGGGATATCAAGCCCCTGGCGGACAGTTCATGTTTGGGCATCTGCTTTAACCGAAGCTGGTAA
- a CDS encoding DUF3943 domain-containing protein: MILTKNIYAKSGKAFRFFLLLVLACLVPFFPSLADSFESGTPVMALPAESSANVSPGLMADSSVAGRDVAGGGKSYIIPALEIPGFILLLNGCARIISPDDEENGKKVYDTSFSNFTEHVAEGPWGFDLDDFSTNQFMHPYQGAVYHNLARSAGLGYWESAAYTFVGSFLWETGGETTSPSFNDQIASGIAGSFFGEPLHRMASHLLEGEKPSVWREFFAAGISPPLGFNRLMFGDRFKPVFASRNPATLWRLRLGASLGRFFDQNGSIPVERTDATLDFSMAYGLPGKPGYEYKRPFDYFHFEVTASGNTDNPVENVMVRGLLAGRKYEAGDSYKGIWGLYGGYDYISPEIFRVSSTAFSLGTTFRWRPAQSLTLQGSVLGGVGYGAAGTIAGAGERNYHYGVAPQGLVALRLILGDRAMLDATGRAYYISDLGGTEPGRENIVRWNSGLTVRVYGRHAAGIQYIASSRDAYYPDRTDAHQTTGTLSLVYTLLGKEGFGVVE; the protein is encoded by the coding sequence ATGATCCTGACAAAAAACATATATGCAAAGTCGGGAAAGGCTTTCCGCTTTTTCCTCCTCCTGGTTCTTGCCTGCCTCGTTCCGTTTTTCCCGTCTTTGGCGGACTCATTTGAAAGCGGCACGCCTGTCATGGCCCTGCCTGCGGAATCATCCGCAAATGTTTCCCCCGGCCTGATGGCAGATTCCTCCGTTGCGGGCAGAGATGTCGCAGGCGGCGGCAAAAGCTACATTATCCCGGCCCTTGAAATACCCGGCTTCATCCTCCTTTTGAACGGTTGCGCCAGAATAATCAGCCCCGATGATGAGGAAAACGGGAAAAAAGTCTACGACACCAGCTTTTCGAACTTTACGGAGCATGTTGCGGAAGGCCCCTGGGGGTTCGACCTGGACGACTTTTCCACGAACCAGTTCATGCATCCTTACCAGGGGGCCGTTTACCACAATTTGGCCCGATCGGCTGGCCTTGGCTATTGGGAATCAGCCGCTTATACCTTCGTGGGCAGTTTCCTCTGGGAAACCGGGGGCGAGACCACGTCGCCCTCCTTCAATGACCAGATCGCTTCCGGCATTGCAGGAAGTTTTTTCGGAGAGCCGCTCCATCGCATGGCCAGCCATTTGCTCGAAGGAGAAAAGCCAAGTGTCTGGCGCGAGTTTTTCGCCGCAGGCATTTCTCCTCCCTTGGGTTTCAACCGCCTCATGTTCGGTGATCGCTTCAAACCCGTCTTTGCAAGCCGCAATCCGGCCACCTTATGGCGCCTGCGTTTAGGCGCGAGCCTGGGCCGCTTTTTTGATCAGAACGGATCGATCCCTGTTGAAAGAACGGACGCCACCCTGGACTTTTCCATGGCCTACGGACTTCCGGGAAAGCCCGGATACGAATACAAGCGCCCCTTCGATTACTTCCATTTTGAGGTCACGGCCTCCGGCAATACCGACAACCCCGTGGAAAACGTCATGGTTCGCGGCCTCCTGGCGGGAAGAAAATACGAAGCCGGTGACTCCTATAAAGGGATTTGGGGGCTTTACGGCGGCTATGACTACATATCGCCGGAAATCTTCCGGGTATCAAGCACGGCCTTTTCCCTGGGAACCACCTTCCGGTGGCGGCCCGCACAATCGCTGACGCTCCAGGGCTCGGTCCTGGGCGGCGTCGGCTACGGCGCTGCGGGCACCATCGCCGGGGCGGGCGAGCGCAACTACCATTATGGCGTGGCCCCCCAGGGGCTGGTTGCGCTTAGGCTCATCCTGGGCGACCGGGCCATGCTGGACGCCACAGGCCGCGCCTATTACATAAGCGACCTTGGCGGCACCGAGCCCGGAAGGGAAAACATTGTGCGCTGGAACTCCGGGCTCACAGTCCGCGTTTACGGAAGGCACGCCGCCGGAATTCAGTACATAGCATCCAGCCGGGACGCCTATTACCCCGACCGGACCGACGCGCACCAGACAACCGGAACCTTAAGCCTTGTCTATACCCTGCTTGGCAAGGAGGGGTTCGGGGTTGTGGAGTGA
- a CDS encoding lmo0937 family membrane protein codes for MIWTIVVILVMLWLLGLLTHVTVGGLIHVLLVIAVIVVLIRVIKGRPPI; via the coding sequence ATGATATGGACCATTGTCGTAATACTGGTAATGCTATGGCTTTTGGGGCTTCTGACCCATGTCACGGTGGGCGGGCTCATTCACGTGCTGTTGGTCATCGCGGTTATCGTCGTGCTGATCAGGGTTATCAAGGGGCGGCCGCCGATCTGA